A genomic region of Manihot esculenta cultivar AM560-2 chromosome 15, M.esculenta_v8, whole genome shotgun sequence contains the following coding sequences:
- the LOC110601696 gene encoding protein ESSENTIAL FOR POTEXVIRUS ACCUMULATION 1 codes for MANNSSSDSRHGLSVAPLHQISKDMQGSDNTIPLSPQWLLPKPSESKSGVGVGESHFNAIPPFGNRLENMKLSGNGEEMPDAQKKKDVFRPSSLDMEIGRRDRWREEERDHNSSLVRKDRWRDGEKEVGDTRRMDRWMDNSSARHYEPRRAPSERWTDSVNRETNYDQRRESKWNTRWGPDDKETSARDKWMDSGRDGELPLEKGLPHPPSHGKDEREGDHYRPWRSNSSQSRGRGEPPHHQTLMSNKQVPTFSHGRGRGENTPSFHSQSWGATVLHKGESGPLKYSRTKLLDVYRMTDMKLFSKLLDGFVQVPSLTQEEALEPLALCAPNSEEMAVLKGIDKGDVVSSGAPQISKDNSLGRNLVDLQSRRAKLGSREDVSFPIDNAKDESVDNSKVGYGNYTEVSSQERQTQHHGSNTELEAMLSHKVIQDNKLKAEVIKEDTAAHRRVDEAPTSKESALQGNSTEHPGTPWRAQSLGEQLHMAMHDWREIPSDGRSRTPEMGWNQPQKDLANQWESNLVSSPYLKDEAKWQASEDPMIKRQPSVVLDREKEAKKLSQPSPENLVLYYKDPQGEIQGPFSGSDIIGWFEAGYFGIDLQVRLASASKDSPFSLLGDVMPHLRAKARPPPGFSAPKQNEFTDTASRSHFSSFGNVHSGLSELDLVRNEPRQKPVSTTEAENRFLESLMSGNMSNASQGLQGYIGNSSAGISPSGVDGGNDLYLLAKRMALERQRSLPNPYPYWPARDAATVASKSEVLSDSPMQHAKLLSSLTDNSHQPPHSQNADLMSILQGSASGINNDVTGWSNFPVQGTLDSHQDTDLHHTQNFPPQATFGQQQRLQPQRPPSLTNILSQAIDSSSGLLTPETLLPPSLSQDPQLLNMLQQQYLLQLHSQTPLPTQQMSVLDKFLLLKQQQKQEEQQQLLRQQQLLSQVLSEHHSHQRFGEPPYGQFHSSAIATGNTSVDSSRLQPLKEMLQIGSQIPVSNYQEEHPPGLMNLPPQVTQDLSYNVDSGVSSFQLPHQMFGNVNSKKNWGTILTEQNDEMHQKEPLPVSSPVGISSSLELTDKYTQEHSVVHERLDASLSVEQTSDDTGRTEETSQVAVPEVAANAVQPESPEISVSKPLSGTFEDEITKIDGTLIEQQIEKERSSDEPLVPAGAEVKKVEVREARKAAEKKSRKQKSAKSKSTDQIKGTSKNSSVQQIKQPESEMLNVGDNKFESHNGTGEIFHGTTPEKMTDNKDGISSVEIKDSQRVKSLLSSHFIVDAEMTKNGESKPAGSVPIHNAQVNSGQRAWKPAPGFKPKSLLEIQLEEQRRAQTEVAVSEITTSVNSMNLSTPWAGVVASSDPKISRETLKDASNNELNVGKPEIAPNSKSKKSQLHDLLAEEVLAKSNDKEMEVPENLSSLPSQQSTMTNMESLDDDNFIEAKETKKSRKKSAKAKGTGTKAVVPTNTDVPVSSSPIEKGKSSRLVQQEKEVLPAIPSGPSLGDFVFWKGESTTNSPSPAWSTDTKKLPKPTSLRDILMEQEKKVSSVQPQNPMTTPQKPQSTQGTLGSGPSWSLSAASPSKVASPIQINSNAAIQSKYKGDDDLFWGPLDQSKQESKQSDFPHLANQGSWGTKNTPVKGSTSGSLSRQKSMGSRHAEHSLSSSPASAQSSLKGKKDTINKHSEAMDFRDWCESECVRLIGIKDTSFLEFCSKQSRSEAEMLLIENLGSFDPNHEFIDKFLDYKELLPADVLEMAFQSRNDRTATAYSGGDVNFDNAGVGESERDITVGYDGSSKGGGKKKGKKGKKVSPSVLGFNVVSNRIMMGEIQTAED; via the exons ATGGCAAACAACTCTTCTTCCGATTCTCGCCACGGCCTCTCCGTCGCTCCTCTTCACCAGATCTCCAAAG ATATGCAAGGATCTGACAATACCATACCTCTTTCACCGCAATGGCTTCTGCCAAAACCAAGTGAGAGTAAGTCTGGAGTAGGAGTTGGG GAAAGCCATTTCAATGCAATTCCACCATTTGGAAATCGCTTGGAGAACATGAAGTTATCAGGAAATGGTGAGGAGATGCCTGATGCCCAGAAGAAAAAAGATGTTTTCCGTCCCTCCTCGCTTGATATGGAAATTGGTCGTCGTGATCGCTGgcgagaagaagaaagagaccACAATTCCTCCTTGGTCCGCAAAGATCGTTGGAGGGATGGAGAGAAAGAGGTTGGTGACACCCGGCGGATGGATCGCTGGATGGACAATTCATCAGCCAGACATTATGAGCCACGCCGTGCTCCTTCTGAGCGCTGGACCGATTCTGTTAACAGAGAGACCAACTATGATCAGCGGCGGGAGAGCAAGTGGAATACACGCTGGGGTCCTGATGACAAGGAGACAAGTGCACGTGACAAGTGGATGGACTCTGGAAGAGATGGTGAATTGCCTCTTGAAAAAGGGTTGCCTCATCCTCCTAGTCATGGAAAGGATGAGAGGGAGGGTGATCATTACCGGCCTTGGAGATCTAACTCCTCTCAAAGTCGAGGAAGGGGAGAGCCCCCTCATCATCAGACTTTAATGTCAAATAAACAGGTTCCTACATTTTCTCATGGTCGTGGACGTGGGGAAAACACTCCAAGTTTCCATTCCCAATCTTGGGGAGCCACCGTGCTGCACAAGGGTGAAAGTGGGCCTTTAAAATATAGTAGGACAAAATTGCTTGATGTGTACAGGATGACTGACATGAAATTATTTAGCAAACTATTAGATGGGTTTGTCCAAGTGCCTTCTCTTACACAGGAAGAAGCCTTGGAGCCGCTGGCACTTTGTGCCCCTAATTCTGAGGAAATG GCTGTTTTGAAAGGAATTGACAAAGGTGATGTCGTAAGTAGCGGTGCACCTCAGATATCTAAAGACAATTCTTTGGGACGGAACTTGGTAGATTTACAATCAAGACGAGCCAAACTTG GCAGTAGAGAAGATGTTTCATTTCCTATTGACAATGCTAAAGATGAAAGTGTTGACAATTCAAAAGTTGGTTATGGAAATTACACAGAGGTATCTTCCCAGGAAAGGCAGACACAGCATCATGGATCCAATACAGAATTGGAAGCCATGCTTTCTCATAAGGTTATTCAGGATAACAAATTAAAAGCTGAAG TTATTAAAGAAGATACTGCTGCTCACAGAAGGGTTGATGAGGCACCCACCAGCAAGGAATCAGCTTTGCAGGGAAATAGTACTGAGCATCCTGGGACACCTTGGAGAGCCCAATCACTGGGAGAACAGTTGCATATGGCCATGCATGACTGGAGAGAGATTCCTAGTGATGGCAGGTCAAGGACCCCTGAGATGGGCTGGAATCAACCTCAGAAAGATCTGGCTAATCAGTGGGAGAGTAATTTGGTTAGCTCTCCCTATCTCAAAGATGAAGCAAAATGGCAAGCCAGTGAAGATCCAATGATTAagaggcagccatctgtagttTTGGATAGGGAAAAAGAAGCCAAGAAGCTTTCTCAGCCCTCGCCAGAGAATCTAGTTCTTTACTATAAAGATCCTCAGGGTGAAATTCAAGGTCCTTTTTCTGGTAGTGATATTATTGGATGGTTTGAGGCTGGATATTTTGGGATAGACTTGCAAGTTCGGCTTGCAAGTGCATCAAAGGACTCACCATTTTCATTACTTGGCGATGTGATGCCTCATTTGCGGGCTAAGGCAAGACCGCCACCAGGGTTTAGTGCACCAAAACAAAATGAATTCACAGATACAGCAAGTAGATCTCACTTTAGTAGCTTTGGAAATGTTCATTCTGGATTAAGCGAGCTTGATCTGGtaagaaatgaaccaaggcagaaaccTGTTTCGACAACAGAAGCTGAAAATAGATTTTTGGAGTCACTCATGTCTGGAAATATGAGCAATGCATCTCAAG GTTTGCAGGGATATATTGGAAACAGTTCTGCTGGTATTTCCCCATCAGGTGTTGATGGTGGAAATGATCTGTACCTCTTGGCAAAGAGAATGGCACTTGAACGTCAGAGGTCATTACCTAATCCTTATCCATATTGGCCTGCGAGGGATGCTGCAACTGTGGCTTCGAAGTCGGAAGTTCTCTCAGACTCTCCGATGCAACATGCAAAACTCTTATCTTCTTTAACTGACAATTCTCATCAACCCCCTCATTCTCAGAATGCTGACCTGATGTCCATCCTCCAAGGCTCTGCCTCTGGCATTAATAATGATGTTACTGGTTGGTCAAATTTCCCCGTCCAAGGTACCCTTGATTCTCATCAGGATACTGATTTGCATCATACTCAGAATTTTCCCCCACAAGCAACCTTTGGACAACAGCAGAGGCTTCAGCCACAGAGACCACCCTCCTTGACAAATATACTCAGCCAAGCAATAGATAGTTCATCTGGTCTTTTGACACCTGAAACTTTACTACCCCCCAGTTTATCTCAAGATCCGCAATTACTAAATATGTTGCAACAGCAGTATTTATTGCAGTTACATTCCCAGACTCCTCTTCCAACTCAGCAGATGTCAGTGTTAGATAAGTTTTTGTTGCTTAAACAACAGCAGAAACAGGAGGAGCAGCAACAGTTGCTGCGACAACAGCAGCTGCTTTCTCAGGTTCTGTCAGAGCATCACTCTCACCAACGTTTTGGAGAGCCACCATATGGACAGTTCCATTCTTCTGCAATAGCTACAGGAAACACATCTGTTGATTCTTCTCGGCTTCAGCCATTAAAAGAAATGCTGCAGATTGGTTCTCAGATACCTGTTTCAAATTATCAAGAAGAACACCCCCCTGGTTTGATGAATTTGCCTCCACAAGTTACCCAGGATCTCAGTTATAATGTTGATTCTGGAGTGTCCTCTTTCCAACTTCCACACCAGATGTTTGGGAatgttaatagtaaaaaaaattgggGTACTATTCTTACTGAACAGAATGATGAAATGCACCAGAAGGAACCTTTGCCAGTATCGTCACCAGTAGGGATTTCATCTTCATTGGAGTTGACGGATAAATATACGCAGGAGCATTCTGTTGTTCATGAACGTTTAGATGCTTCTCTTTCTGTGGAGCAGACATCAGATGACACTGGGAGAACTGAAGAAACTTCTCAGGTTGCAGTGCCGGAGGTTGCTGCCAATGCTGTACAACCAGAGTCTCCTGAAATCTCTGTTAGTAAACCCTTATCAGGAACTTTTGAGGATGAAATTACAAAGATAGATGGCACTCTTATTGAGCAGCAGATTGAAAAAGAAAGGTCCAGTGATGAGCCCTTAGTGCCTGCGGGGGCAGAAGTTAAAAAAGTTGAAGTTCGCGAGGCGAGAAAAGCTGCTGAGAAGAAATCCAGAAAGCAAAAATCTGCTAAGTCAAAGTCGACAGACCAAATAAAGGGAACATCAAAGAATTCCTCAGTGCAGCAAATAAAGCAACCAGAAAGTGAAATGCTAAATGTTGGTGACAACAAATTTGAGTCTCATAATGGAACAGGAGAAATTTTTCATGGCACAACTCCAGAAAAGATGACAGACAACAAAGATGGGATTTCTTCTGTGGAAATCAAGGATTCTCAACGAGTCAAAAGTTTGTTATCTTCACATTTCATTGTAGATGCTGAAATGACAAAAAATGGTGAATCTAAACCTGCTGGGTCTGTTCCAATTCACAATGCCCAGGTGAACTCAGGTCAACGAGCTTGGAAACCTGCTCCTGGTTTCAAACCGAAATCATTGTTGGAAATCCAACTGGAAGAACAGAGGAGGGCACAGACAGAAGTAGCAGTTTCTGAGATCACCACTTCTGTGAATTCCATGAATTTGTCAACTCCTTGGGCTGGGGTTGTGGCCAGTTCAGACCCAAAGATTTCCAGAGAAACTCTGAAAGATGCAAGTAACAATGAGTTAAATGTGGGGAAACCTGAAATTGCACCTAATTCAAAGAGCAAGAAAAGCCAGTTACATGATCTATTggcagaagaagttttggcaaaGTCTAATGATAAGGAGATGGAAGTTCCCGAAAATCTGTCTAGCTTGCCTTCCCAGCAATCCACAATGACCAATATGGAATCTTTAGATGATGATAACTTCATTGAGGCTAAAGAAACTAAAAAGAGTCGCAAAAAGTCAGCTAAAGCTAAGGGTACTGGCACCAAGGCAGTAGTGCCCACAAACACTGATGTGCCTGTTAGTTCGAGTCCTATTGAGAAAGGAAAAAGTTCTCGTCTTGTGCAACAAGAGAAGGAAGTATTGCCTGCAATTCCTTCGGGCCCTTCTCTAGGAGATTTTGTTTTTTGGAAGGGAGAGTCGACAACTAATTCCCCGTCTCCAGCATGGTCGACTGACACCAAGAAGCTCCCTAAACCCACATCTTTAAGGGACATACTAATGGAGCAGGAGAAGAAGGTTTCTTCTGTTCAGCCTCAAAATCCAATGACAACCCCTCAGAAACCCCAGTCTACTCAGGGTACTCTTGGAAGTGGTCCTTCATGGTCACTTTCTGCTGCTTCTCCCTCTAAGGTTGCTTCTCCTATCCAGATCAATTCCAATGCTGCTATTCAGTCAAAATATAAAGGAGATGATGACCTTTTCTGGGGCCCACTTGATCAATCTAAGCAGGAGTCTAAGCA GTCTGACTTTCCTCATCTGGCGAATCAAGGCAGTTGGGGAACCAAAAACACCCCTGTAAAAGGAAGTACAAGTGGTTCATTAAGCCGACAAAAGTCCATGGGTAGCAGGCATGCTGAACATTCTCTTTCATCCTCACCTGCCTCTGCTCAATCATCTCTTAAAGGGAAAAAAGATACAATTAACAAACATTCAG AGGCCATGGACTTCAGAGATTGGTGTGAAAGTGAGTGTGTTAGACTTATTGGGATAAAAG ATACGAGTTTCTTGGAGTTCTGCTCGAAGCAATCGAGATCAGAGGCTGAGATGCTTCTGATAGAGAATCTCGGATCATTTGATCCCAATCACGAGTTCATTGACAAATTCCTCGACTATAAAGAGTTGTTACCAGCGGATGTACTCGAAATGGCCTTCCAGAGTCGGAATGATCGGACAGCTACAGCATACAGTGGCGGAGATGTGAATTTTGACAATGCAGGTGTTGGGGAGTCGGAACGTGATATTACAGTGGGATACGATGGATCCTCAAAAGGTGGTGGAAAGAAAAAAGGGAAGAAAGGGAAGAAGGTTAGCCCTTCGGTTTTGGGATTTAATGTTGTGAGCAACAGGATCATGATGGGTGAGATTCAAACGGCTGAAGATTAG